The Halocalculus aciditolerans nucleotide sequence ACGGCCTTCAGAACCCCACGGTGACCAGCGGGACCGTTGACCGCAACGGCCTTCCACGGCGCGCTCGATGCACCCGGTATGGTGCAGACCGAATCCGAGAGCGAGCTCGAACGCGGCGACCGAGCGCCCGACTTCTCTTTACCCGACGTCCGCGACGACCAGGTAGCACTGGCCGACTTCGCCGACGCCGACGCGGTGCTCCTCGTCTTCACGTGTAACCACTGTCCGTACGCGAAAGCGAAGTTCGACACGCTGAACGACATCGCCGCCGACTACGACGACGTCGCCGTCGTCGGCGTGAACCCGAACGACGCCGAAGCGTACCCCGACGACTCGCTCGAACGGATGCGCGAACTCGTCGAGGACGGCACCATCCAGTACGACGCCTACCTCCGTGACGAGACGGGGGAGGTCGCACGCGCCTACGGCGCGGTCTGCACGCCCGACCCCTTCCTCCTCCGGAACGAGGACGGGGAGTTCACGCTCGCCTACCACGGCCGCCTCGACGACGCGCTCAACCCCGACGACGAGCCGACGAGCGAAGGCGGCGACGCCCGCGACGCCATCGACGCCGTGCTCGCCGGCGACGAACCCGAAGACGCGTTCAAACCCTCGCGCGGCTGCTCCATCAAGTGGCCGGACGAATAACGCGCTACCCTCCTCTCTCCTCTCCGTGTTCTCGCAGCCCACGACCGCCAGCAGCGCCCGCGCCGCACCGCCCATAAACGATATCGCGCGATAGGAAACCGCGTGTGGTGCCGTCATCGGTACGCTCACTGTGCCGGGCGAAGAGGAGTGCGGTATGCAGGCTGACGCGGAGCGACTGCGCGGTGATATCGAGGCGAACGGCGAGTTCGGCGCGGTCGACGCGCTGACGGGGCGCGGGCGGACGTGTCTCACGGGGAGCGAGGCGAACCAGCGGGCGCGCGAGCGGTTCGTCCGCGAGCTGGAGAACGCGGGGCTGGACGTGCGCGTGGACGCGGTGGGGAACATCGTCGGGACGTGGCGGCCGCCGAGCGCGGACCCGGACGCGAAAGCGGTGGCGTCGGGGAGCCACCTCGACTCCGTCCCCGAGGGCGGGCTGTTCGACGGGCCGCTCGGCGCGTACGGCGCGCTGGAGGCGGTGCGCGCGATGCAGGACGCGGGCTTCGAGCCGTCCCGCCCGGTCGAGGTGGTGTCGTTCACGGAGGAGGAGGGGCAGACGTTCGCGGACGGTCTGCTGGGGTCGAGCGTGGCGGCGGGCGACCGCACCGTGGACGACGCGCTCGCGCTCACCGACGGCGAGGGCCACACGCTGGAGGCCGCGCTCGCCGACATCGGCTTCGACGGGACCGGCCGGGTGAGCGCGGACGAGTGGGACGCGTTCCTCGAACTCCACGTCGAGCAGGGCGAGCGGCTGGAGCGCGCGGGCGCTGGCGTCGGCGTCGTCTCGACCATCACGGGCATCACGCACTGCGACGTGACGGTGCGCGGCGAGGCGGACCACGCGGGCGCGACGCCGATGGCCGAACGCACGGACGCGCTCGCGGCGGCGAGCGAGTTCGTCCTCGACGTCGAGGAAGCGGCGAACGCGCAGGCCGCGGACGCGGGAACGACGGTCGGAACGGTCGGGAGCCTCGACGTCTCGCCGAACGCGACGAACGTCGTCCCCGGCCGCGTCGAGATGGGCGTCGACGTCCGCGACGTCGAGTACGATCGAATGGAGCGCGTCGTCGCCGCCGCGAAGGAGAGCCTCGAACGAGTCGAGGCGGAACGCGGCGTCGACACGGAGTTCCGCCGCCCGTTCGACCTCCCGCCGACGCCGATGACCGAACGCGTTCGAGACGCGTCGCACGCCGCGGCCGCCGACGCCGGCGTGGACGCGCTCGGCCTCCACTCGGCGGCGGCCCACGACGCGATGAACGTCGCGAAACGAACAGATGCAGGAATGCTCTTCGCGCCCAGCGAGGGCGGCTACAGCCACAGCCCGAAGGAGTGGACGGACTGGAGCGACTGCGCCGACGCCGTCACCGTCCTCGCGAACGCCCTCGCGGAACTTGCCGGCTGACGCATCGGCAAGTACGTTCGACCGTGCCGGCTGACGCGTCAGCATGGGTGCGCCGTGGTTCGACGGACGCGGCGAGAAGACTCCCGTGCGCCGCGGTTCGACGGACGCGGCGAGATTGCGTTCCGGTTAGTCGGCGAGCCAGTAGCCGAAGCCGAGGAGGGTGACGCCGCCGAGCGGGACGGTGAACGCGCCGAGGGCGAGGACGACGGCGGCGAGGAAGGGCGATGAGAGCGCGGCGAGAACGGCGGCGGTGGCGAGGAGTGCGCCGGCGGCGGCGAGCGTGGCGAGGGCGGCGCGCCCCCAGTTGCGGTGGGCGAGCGCGGTGCCGGCGGGGAGCGCGCAGGTGAACGGGAGGACGAGGACGCCCCAGACGAGGACGCGGCCGAGCGTGAGGGGCGCGGTGAGGGTCGCGGCGGCGAGGAGACCGAGGGGGAGCGTGGCGGCGGTGACGCCGAACGCGCGGCGGTACGTGAGCGGTCGTGGGACGCCGGTCTGGAGGAGGAGGACGCCGAGGGGGACGCCGGCGGCGAGGTACGCGCGCCCCGTCATTCCGAGCGGGATGGAGACCGCGGCGAGGAAGATGGTGCTGAAGAGTTCGCCGCCGTTCTCGACGGTAACGAGGTAGTACGTCCCGTCCGTATCGACGAGCGTCGTCGTGGTGAGGTTCCCGTCGTTCGTGCCCGTGCCGGTGTCGACGATGTGCTGGACGCCGGGAGTGGCGTTCGCGTAGTCGACGGCGAGGTCGTTCATCGCCGTCTCGGTGGGGACTCGCGTGAAGTTCATCGCGAGGCTGAAGTTCGACCGGCCGACCCCGTCGGGGTCGTGGAGGTAGGTGACGTTCGCGCGGTAGTAGCGGTCGTGGAGGACGGCGTACTCGATGTCGTCGTCGGGGAGTTGGGAGAGGGCGGCGTTCGGCTCTAGCACCCGGACGGGCGGACCGTCAGTCGCGTTCTCGACGGCGCGGCGGTCGCGCGCGGAGAACTCGGCGAGGCGGCTGTCGAGGTCGAGGACGGCGGGCGTGTGGGTGGCGATGTCCGGCGCGTCTGCGACGGGGTCGACGGGTTCGGCGGCGTACTCGGTCTGGAAGCCGGTGACGCTCGCGGAGAACGCGCTCGACAGCGCGAGGCCGACGAGGAGGAGGGCAGCGACCGCGGCGACGCGGCGGGCAAACGGGCGGTCCATACCGGACGACGAGACGAGAGCCCGAAAGGAATTCCGGTCCGGTGGGGAACCGTTTTGGCGCTCGCCGCTCCACGTCGAGTGTGAAACGCCGCGGTCTCCTCACGCTCGCGCTCGCGACGCTGTCGGCGCTCGCAGCCGGACTCCTCGCCGGGTCCGGCTGGGTCGGGCCGACCGTCTACGCGTACCCGCTCGTCGACATCGCGGTGAAAGTTCTCCTCGTCGCCGCCGTCATCAGCGCCGTCTACGGCGGCTACGGCGTCGTGCTCTCCGTGCTCGTCCACGAGCCGATGAGCAAACGCCGGCGGCACAAAGTTCGCTCCGTCGTGCAGCTCGTCTTCATCGCGCTCGGCGTCGTCGCCGTCCTCGGCGCGCTCACCGACCAGTGGGTGCCGGCGCTCGTCTCCCTCGGCGTCGCCGGGTTCGCCATCACGTTCGCCCTCCAGCAGCCGCTCCTCTCGCTCTTCGGCTGGATCTACATCATGGTGAAAGAACCCTACCAGGTCGGCGACCGCGTCGCCATCGAGGGGCAGAAAGGCGACATCATCGACGTCGACTTCCTCGCGACCACGCTCTGGGAGGTGAACGGCGAACTCGTCTCCACGAACCAGCCGTCGGGACGGCACATCACCATCCCGAACAGCGTCGTCCTCTCCCAGCCCGTCACGAACTTCAGCCGCGACGAGTTCCCGTACGTCTGGAACGAAATCTCCTTCCAGGTCGCCTTCGAGACCGACCTCGCCTTCACTCAAGAACTCCTCTGCGAGGTCGCCGAGGAGTTCCTCGGCGCGGAGATGGAGGCGAACATCGAGCGCTACCAAGACCTCTTAGAGGACACGCCCGTCGAGCTCGAGGTCGCGAAGCACCCGAGCGTCAACGTCAAACAGCAGGAGTCCTGGGTGGAGCTCCGCCTCCGCTACCTCACCCGGCCGAAGCAGGGGCAGAAGGTGAAGAACGAACTCTACGCGCGCTGCCTCGACCGCCTCAACGACAACCCGGAGCGCGTCGCGTTCCCGGTCAGCCGGAACCGCTGACCCCGCCGCGGCCGAAATCACCGGTGACGTTATGCCGGCCGCGTCGCCCCTTCCGGTATGGGTCGCATCCTCACTGACGACGCGGCGGCGGCGATAGCGGCGGAGAACGGACCGCTCCCGGACTTGCTCGCCGAGATGACGGCGTACGGCCGCGAGCGCGACTTCCCCATCGTCGGCCCGGACGGCGGGCGGTTCCTGCGGACGCTCGCCGCGCTCGCCGGCGCGCGCCGCGTCTTCGAGTTCGGCTCCGGGTTCGGCTACTCCGCCGCCTGGTTCGCGGGCGCGCTCCCCGCGGACGGCGACCTCGTCCTCACCGACTACGACGCCGACAACCTCGCGACAGCCGAGGCGTTCCTCGACCGCAGCGACTACGCGGGAGCCGCCCACTACGAGGTCGGGGACGCGATGGAGTCGTTCGCCGCGCACGACGGCCCGTGGGACGTCGTGCTCATCGACCACGACAAGACGCGGTACGCGGACGCCCTCGAACTCGCGCGCCCCGCGCTCGCGGACGGCGCGGTCGTCGTCGCCGACAACGTCCTCCGCGGCCCGGCGAGCGCCGACGAGATTCGCGCCGCGCTCGCCGGCGACGAACCCGCGTCCGAGCACGCCGCCGGCCTCGCGGCCTACGTCGAGGCGGTGCGCGACGACGACGCCTTCGAGACGAGCGTCGTCCCGCTTGGCTCGGGTCTCGCGGTCAGCGCTTACCGACCGTAGCCGTCGCTACGCGGCGGAAAAACGGAAGAATCGCGAATCGCGAACCGTGAATTGCGGGCGGCCGCGGTGGCCGCAGCCGGAACGAAGCGTCCGCAGGTCAGTCGCGGTGATTCCGAGACCGGGCGTCTCGGCTGGTGGGAAGGCCGTTAGTCCTTCCGGCGGAGCACGACGAGCGCCGCGCCGAGGGCCGCGACGACACCGGCGGCGAGACCGAAGCCGGGCGAGGAGCCCTGCGTCGTGGTCTCGCTACCGCCGGACTGCGTCGTCGTGTCGCTGCCGCTGGCGGTCGTCGTGGACGACGTGGTCGAGTCAGCCGTAGTGGACTCGGTCGTGGACGCCGTCGTCGAATCCGTCGTCGTGGTCGTGGACGTCGTCGTCGAATCCGTCGTCGTGGTCGTGGACGTCGTCGTCGAATCCGTCGTCGTGGTCGTGGACGTCGTCGTCGAATCCGTCGTCGTGGTCGTGGACGTCGTCGTGGTCGTGCTGGACGACTCCGTGATTTCGAGCGTCGCCATCGCTTCGCCACCGCTGGACTGCGGGTTGGCGTCGACCGTCACGTTGTACGAACCCGCTTCGCTGGGGTTCTGGACGTTGTCGTAGACGACGACGAGCTGGTCGCTCTCGTTGAGCGAGTACGACCCGCCGAGCGTGAGCGTCAGCGTGTTCCCGTTGTTGCTCGCCGAGACCTGGTCGAGGTCGTCGGAGACGTTAACGTCGATGGTCGACCCGGAGGCGTCGTTCCCGCGGTCGATACCGATCTTCTGGATGTCTTCCTGTGCGACGTCGCTCACGTTCGCACTGCCGTCGGCGTAGCTGACGGCGAAGCCGTTCCAGGAGCCGGTCGTCTGGTTCCCGATGACTTCAGTCGCGGTGTGCGTGGAGGTCGCACCGGGGGTTGCGGGGTCCGCGCTGATGGAGCCCGTCGCGCTCGCGGCGGCGGCGACGCCCGACACGGCGAGCATCAGAACTGCCGCGCCAGCGAGGACGGCGAGGACTCGACTGTTGGTGTCACTCATTGTTGCAATCATCACGAGGCGGTTATATCGTAAAGGTGTGGTGGCCGGAATGAAAGTCGCCCGAGGTGTAGCGCGCCGTGCGATAACGGCACCCACACCAGCTCGGGAGCGCGTTTTCTCCCACCTCTCGCAGGGAACTAGTTAGCACACCATCAATGCTCGAACGCGGTGAAGCGACCCGCCTTCGGCGACGAGCGAGTGAGAGTCAAAATCCGACGGAGAGTCGGGAAAGAGCCGCGACCGAGTGACGCGTTATTCGCGCCGGCGGAGAGCGACGACTGCGACGCCGAGCGCGGCGACCGCGGCGGCCGTCACGCCGAATCCGGGACTGGAGGTCTGCGTCGTGGTCTCACCGCCACTCCCGCCGGCGGTGGTCGTATCGCTCCCACCGGACTGCGTGGTGGTCGTCGACTGCGTGGTCGTTCCGCCGTCGGAGGAGCCGATTGCGAGGGTTGCGTTCGTCTCACCGCCGCTCGACTGCGGGTTCACGTCGAGGGAAACGTCGTACTCACCGGCTTCCTCGGGGTTCGTGACGTTCGTATAGACGACGACGACTTCGTCCGTCGCGTTCAGCGAGTACGACCCGCCGAGCGTGAGCGTCAGCGTGTTCCCGTTGTTGCTCGCCGAGACCTGGTCGAGGTCGTCGCGGACCGTGACGTCGACGGTCTCGCCGGTGTCGTCGTCACCGTAGTCGATACCGATCTTCTGGATGTCGGGTTTGGCGACGTCACTCACGTCCGCGCCGGCGTCGCCGTAGTCGACGGCGAATCCGTTCCATGAGCCGGTCGCGTCGTCGCCCACTGTGACCGTCGTGGCGTGCGTCGAGGACGCGCCGGGCGTCGCGGGACCGGCGGTAATCGAACCGTTCGATGCGGCAGCGGCCGCGCCGGTGAACGCGCCGGCGACGACCGTGACAGTGAGGAGTGCGGCGAGCGCGCCGCGAGCGGGTGAGTCCATCTACACTGGAAGCGTGGAGTGGGCTCAGCAAAGGGCTTCGGGCCGACTGCAGCACGTGAGAATTCCGGCGTCGACGGTCAGAGGGTGGTTTCGTCGCCGATACCTCGTTCGGTGGCGTCGCGGTAGACGCGTTCGGCGGTCGCGGCGTCGAAGACGGCGGAGCCGACGCTGAGGGCGACGCGGACGCCGTCGCGGACGGGGTGGTCGAGCGCGTCAGTGAGGGGTCGGAGGTCGGCCGCGTCGAGGTCGGCGGCGAGGGCGTCGCCGGTTTCGGCGACTTCCTCGGGGACGTCGGCCCAGACGCCGGCGGCGGCGCGGAGCGTCGCGGGGTCGAGCTCCTGCATCTCCGAGGTGTACGCGCCGACGGCGACGACGAGGACGTCGTCGGGGAGCGCGTCGTGGGCGACGACGGGTTCGGTGGCGGTCGTCGCGGTGACGACGGCGTCGGCGTCGCGCACGGCTGTTTCGGGGGTGTCGACGGCGGTGACAGAACAGTCGAGGTCGTCGCGGAGGTCGGCCGCGCAGCGCTCCCGGGAGACGCTCGGCGAGTAGACGCGGACGGCGTCGAGGTCGACGGCCGCGTCGGCGGCGCGCGCCTGCCAGCGGGCCTGCGCGCCAGCGCCGATGAGGCCGAGCGTCACGGACCCCTCGGTGAGGGAGCGGACGGCGAGCGCGCCGACACAGCCCGTCCGCGCGTTCGTGATGCGGTTCCCGGCGAGGTAGGCGAGCGGCTCCCCGGTCTCGGCGTCCGTGACGGCTATCTGGGCGTTCACCGTGTCGCGGCCGCGCTCGGGGTTCTCGGGGTGGACGCTCGCGAGCTTCGTCGCGTAGACGTCGCGGCCGTGGACGTACGCGGGCATCGTGAGCGCCGTGCCCGCCGGGTCGCTCCCGTTCGCGTCAGTTCCAACGGGGAAGTGCGGTCGCGGCGGGCGCTCCACGCGCCCGGCGTCCTGTGCGCGCACGGCGTCCTCGACGACCGGGAGGAGGTCGGAGAGGGAGAGCACGGCCGCGACGTCGGCGTCGGAGAGAACACGAACCATACGCGGGATTCACCCGGCGGAGAGAAAACCGTTCGGCCGCCTCGGTGCCGCTCAGTCCTCGTCGAGCGCGGCGAGCACTTCGTCCGCGTGGACCTCGGGGTCGACGTCGGGGAAGACCGCCGCGATACGGCCGTCCGGCCCGACGAGGTACGTGTTCCGGAACACTCCATCAAAAGTGTTGCCGAACATCTGCTTCTCGCCGTAGGAGTCGTACTGGCTCGCGACCGCGCCGTCCTCGTCGGAGAGCAGGTCGAAGGGGAGGTCGTAGTCGGCCGCGAAGTCCGCGAGGTCGTCGACGGGGTCGTCGCTGATTCCCAGCACGGCGACGTCCCGTTCTTCGTACTCGTCCCAGTCGTCCCGGAACCCGCAGGCCTCGGTCGTGCAGCCCGGCGTGTCCGCGCGGGGGTAGAAGTAGACGACGACGTGCCGGCCGTCGAAATCCGAGAGGGAGACCGCGTCGCCGTCCTGATTGTCGAGCGTGAACTCCGGCGCGTCGTCGCCAACGTCGAGCATACGCGACGCATCGCAGAGCGAGGAGAAGGCCCTGGCGGTTTCCGCGCTCCCCGCGTCCCGGCTTTAGACGCGGTACTCGTCTTCGGTGATCTGGGCGTACTTCCCGTTCCGGTAGCGGAACTTCGCCTGCTTGTAGTCCTTGTAGAGGCGGAGGCCGTCGAGGCTCACGGAGGCGTTCTTCCGCGAGATGATGCGGCCGGATTCCGCGGACTCGATCATCTGTCGGGCGACGCGGAACGTCTTGTCCCAGTCCTTCGGGCCGTAGTCGCTGACGACGTCCGCCATCGCGCAGTTCCGGAGGATCTCGTCGCCGATGGCGTCCTTCCACGCCTCGTTGTAGAAGTCGAGGTCGCCCGTCGCGGCGAGCTCGCCGGCGAGCTTCCCGGTGCGCATCGCGACGTGGTCGCCGCCCTCGTGGAACGCCGACGTCGTCCCCATCGCGCCGCCGACGACGGCGACGTTCGCGTCCGTCGGCGAGTCGATGGGGCGCGTCGAGGAAATCGAGTACGTCTCGGTGCCCTTCGACTTCCCGTAGCCCTCTTCGACGAGCGGGAAGTCCTCGTCGACGTCGTACTCGTCGCCGTAGAGGTCTTCGAGGAGCCGGCGGATGTACGTCTTCCCCTGCGGGATGCGCTCGTCGTCCTCGCGGAGGAGCCGCCACTCCGACTTATCGAAGTCGTCGATGTCCATCCCGATGGGCATCGTGAGGCCGACGCGCGCGACGTTGTCCTTGTTCGGGAAGACCCACGGGTAGGCGGTCTCGCCCGGCATCCACCCCCACCAGAACTTGATGTTGTTCTCCTCCAGCGCGCCCTCCGGGAACTCTCTGTACTCCTGATAGGCGATGTGGTTCGCTTCGGGCGGGCTGAGGCGCTCCGAGGCGTCGGGGAGGAAGCGGTCGAGGACGCGCATCGTCACCTGGCGCTGCGGGCCGTCGGCGAGCACGAGGTAGTCGGCCTCGTAGACGTCGCCGCCGGCGAGGTGGACTTCGTGCGTCGGCTCGCCGTCGAAGTCGTGTTCGACGTCGGTGACGGACTTCCCGACCTTGTACTCCGCGCCGGCTTCCTCGGCCTGCTCGCGGAGGTAGTCGTCGAGCTTCGCGCGCTGGAACGTGAACCCGAAGCCGTCGTAGGAGGAGTCCATCCCGGTCGTGTCGACCTTCACGGACTCCGTGGGACCGACGAACTCGGCGAGGTCGAGTTCGCACTGGACGACGTCCTCGGGGAGGTCGTCGACGTCGAGCTGCGCGATGTCGACCCAGTAGTCGAGGAAGCCCGCGGCGTCAGTCGAATCCGGCCCGAGGCGCTCTCGGTCCGCCCGCGGCACGCCCTTCTCGAACGCGACGACGTCCGCACCCTGCTCCGCGGCCGCCCGCGCCGCCGACGACCCCGCGGGGCCCCCGCCGACGATGGCGACGTCCACTCGATTCATACCCATCAATTCCGACCGCCCACTAAAATACTTCCAGATTCGACCCGACCCCGCCCAGACGACGGAATCACCGCCTGCGACGTCGACGCCACGACGCCCCCGAACCGCTGAGCGGGCGGACACACAGGCGCGTTGACGCGGTCGATGATGGGAGTCCGGCGCTCCGCCGGGTTTATGTCGCCAGGATGCAATTCCGGGGTGTATGGATAGCGGGCGACTCATCTACCGGCTCACGGAGGCGTACGTCGTGCTCCTCGCTATCGGTGCCGTCGTGACAGTCGTCTGGCTGTACGTCCCGCGAATCGCGGCCAGCCCGACGCTCGCCGGCCTCTGGTTCGCCATCGGCGGATTCGGCGCGCTCGTCGCCGTCACCGTCATCCTCGCCCAGCGCGGCCGCAACTCCCCACAGGAGAACCGCCGCGGCCGCGACCGCCAACGGTAGCCCGCGAACCGCTCGCTACCGCGACTCCCGAGACGCCACAAACTCCCACGCGTCCGAGAACCGACTGAACAACCCACCAGCGACAGCCAACCGAACAAACCACCGACAACAGTCGACGAAACGACCAATTAGCAACAGCCAACCAAGCAAACCACCGGCGATAGCCAACCAAACCAAATAGTCGCGGAGCGCGAGCGCCTCCCGTGGCGCGAGCGCTCCCACGTAGAATCTACACAGACCACGAAGCGAGCGACAGCGAGCGCCTGGCGGGACATAGAAAGGGGCGAGCGGCGACGGCTTGCGGGCCGTCGCCGCGAGGGTCCTCGAAAATCGGAGACTTTCGGTCTCTCAAAAACGCTGCGCGTTTTTGATGACTTTCAGGGAAAGAGCCCTCTGAGGTCGTGGGCGTCGGCGACGCGTTGGAGGGCGATGACGTAGGCGGCGGTGCGGAGGTCGGGGGTGTTCTGTTGGTCGTAGACGCGGACGACGTTGTCGAAGGCGGTGGTGATGCGGTCTTCGAGGTCGCGGTTGACTTCGTCGAGGGTCCAGGAGTACTGTTGGGAGTTCTGGACCCATTCGAGGTAGGAGACGATGACGCCGCCGGCGTTGGCGAGGATGTCGGGGACGACGGGGATGTCGCGGTCGGTGAGGATGGTTTGGGCGGCGAAGGTGGTGGGGCCGTTGGCGGCTTCGACGATGACGTCGGCTCGGGTGTCGCGGGCGATTTCGGGGGTGATGGCGTCTTCGATGGCGGCGGGGACGAGGGCGTCGACGTCGAGGGTGAGGAGGTCGCGGTTCTCGATTTCCTCGTGGTCGCCGGGGAGGCCGGCGAGTTGGCCGTGTTCGGCGACGTGGGCGGTGGCGGCGTCGATGTCGAGGCCGTCGGGGTGGTAGTAGCCGCCGGTGATGTCGGAGATGGCGACGACGTTCGCGCCGCGGTCGGCGATGAAGCCGGCGGCGACGGAGCCGACGTTCCCGAAGCCCTGGATGGCGACGTCAGCGCCGCGGAGGTCCTGGTCGAGGTAGTCGAAGGCGTTTTCGAGAGTGATGGTGACGCCGCGGCCGGTGGCGTCGACGCGGCCCTCGGTGCCGCCGAGTTCGAGGGGTTTGCCGGTGACGACTTCGGGGACGGCGTGGTCGTGGTAGGTGGAGTAGGTGTCCATGACCCACGCCATCGTCTGGGGGTCGGTGTTGACGTCGGGGGCGGGGATGTCGGTCTGCGGGCCGATCATGCGGCGGACGCCCTGCGTGTAGCGGCGGGTGAGTCGGC carries:
- a CDS encoding thioredoxin family protein — encoded protein: MVQTESESELERGDRAPDFSLPDVRDDQVALADFADADAVLLVFTCNHCPYAKAKFDTLNDIAADYDDVAVVGVNPNDAEAYPDDSLERMRELVEDGTIQYDAYLRDETGEVARAYGAVCTPDPFLLRNEDGEFTLAYHGRLDDALNPDDEPTSEGGDARDAIDAVLAGDEPEDAFKPSRGCSIKWPDE
- a CDS encoding Zn-dependent hydrolase, whose product is MQADAERLRGDIEANGEFGAVDALTGRGRTCLTGSEANQRARERFVRELENAGLDVRVDAVGNIVGTWRPPSADPDAKAVASGSHLDSVPEGGLFDGPLGAYGALEAVRAMQDAGFEPSRPVEVVSFTEEEGQTFADGLLGSSVAAGDRTVDDALALTDGEGHTLEAALADIGFDGTGRVSADEWDAFLELHVEQGERLERAGAGVGVVSTITGITHCDVTVRGEADHAGATPMAERTDALAAASEFVLDVEEAANAQAADAGTTVGTVGSLDVSPNATNVVPGRVEMGVDVRDVEYDRMERVVAAAKESLERVEAERGVDTEFRRPFDLPPTPMTERVRDASHAAAADAGVDALGLHSAAAHDAMNVAKRTDAGMLFAPSEGGYSHSPKEWTDWSDCADAVTVLANALAELAG
- a CDS encoding mechanosensitive ion channel family protein, yielding MKRRGLLTLALATLSALAAGLLAGSGWVGPTVYAYPLVDIAVKVLLVAAVISAVYGGYGVVLSVLVHEPMSKRRRHKVRSVVQLVFIALGVVAVLGALTDQWVPALVSLGVAGFAITFALQQPLLSLFGWIYIMVKEPYQVGDRVAIEGQKGDIIDVDFLATTLWEVNGELVSTNQPSGRHITIPNSVVLSQPVTNFSRDEFPYVWNEISFQVAFETDLAFTQELLCEVAEEFLGAEMEANIERYQDLLEDTPVELEVAKHPSVNVKQQESWVELRLRYLTRPKQGQKVKNELYARCLDRLNDNPERVAFPVSRNR
- a CDS encoding O-methyltransferase — translated: MGRILTDDAAAAIAAENGPLPDLLAEMTAYGRERDFPIVGPDGGRFLRTLAALAGARRVFEFGSGFGYSAAWFAGALPADGDLVLTDYDADNLATAEAFLDRSDYAGAAHYEVGDAMESFAAHDGPWDVVLIDHDKTRYADALELARPALADGAVVVADNVLRGPASADEIRAALAGDEPASEHAAGLAAYVEAVRDDDAFETSVVPLGSGLAVSAYRP
- a CDS encoding PGF-CTERM sorting domain-containing protein gives rise to the protein MSDTNSRVLAVLAGAAVLMLAVSGVAAAASATGSISADPATPGATSTHTATEVIGNQTTGSWNGFAVSYADGSANVSDVAQEDIQKIGIDRGNDASGSTIDVNVSDDLDQVSASNNGNTLTLTLGGSYSLNESDQLVVVYDNVQNPSEAGSYNVTVDANPQSSGGEAMATLEITESSSTTTTTSTTTTTDSTTTSTTTTTDSTTTSTTTTTDSTTTSTTTTTDSTTASTTESTTADSTTSSTTTASGSDTTTQSGGSETTTQGSSPGFGLAAGVVAALGAALVVLRRKD
- a CDS encoding ornithine cyclodeaminase family protein, whose protein sequence is MVRVLSDADVAAVLSLSDLLPVVEDAVRAQDAGRVERPPRPHFPVGTDANGSDPAGTALTMPAYVHGRDVYATKLASVHPENPERGRDTVNAQIAVTDAETGEPLAYLAGNRITNARTGCVGALAVRSLTEGSVTLGLIGAGAQARWQARAADAAVDLDAVRVYSPSVSRERCAADLRDDLDCSVTAVDTPETAVRDADAVVTATTATEPVVAHDALPDDVLVVAVGAYTSEMQELDPATLRAAAGVWADVPEEVAETGDALAADLDAADLRPLTDALDHPVRDGVRVALSVGSAVFDAATAERVYRDATERGIGDETTL
- the bcp gene encoding thioredoxin-dependent thiol peroxidase, which produces MLDVGDDAPEFTLDNQDGDAVSLSDFDGRHVVVYFYPRADTPGCTTEACGFRDDWDEYEERDVAVLGISDDPVDDLADFAADYDLPFDLLSDEDGAVASQYDSYGEKQMFGNTFDGVFRNTYLVGPDGRIAAVFPDVDPEVHADEVLAALDED
- a CDS encoding NAD(P)/FAD-dependent oxidoreductase; amino-acid sequence: MNRVDVAIVGGGPAGSSAARAAAEQGADVVAFEKGVPRADRERLGPDSTDAAGFLDYWVDIAQLDVDDLPEDVVQCELDLAEFVGPTESVKVDTTGMDSSYDGFGFTFQRAKLDDYLREQAEEAGAEYKVGKSVTDVEHDFDGEPTHEVHLAGGDVYEADYLVLADGPQRQVTMRVLDRFLPDASERLSPPEANHIAYQEYREFPEGALEENNIKFWWGWMPGETAYPWVFPNKDNVARVGLTMPIGMDIDDFDKSEWRLLREDDERIPQGKTYIRRLLEDLYGDEYDVDEDFPLVEEGYGKSKGTETYSISSTRPIDSPTDANVAVVGGAMGTTSAFHEGGDHVAMRTGKLAGELAATGDLDFYNEAWKDAIGDEILRNCAMADVVSDYGPKDWDKTFRVARQMIESAESGRIISRKNASVSLDGLRLYKDYKQAKFRYRNGKYAQITEDEYRV
- a CDS encoding Glu/Leu/Phe/Val family dehydrogenase → MASSPLENMLAQMDRARDHVDIKPGVYERLKHPERTQKVALPVELDDGSVEVFTGYRAQFDSARGPYKGGIRYHPAVSMDEVEALAGWMTWKCAVVGLPFGGAKGGVVCNPSELSRTELRRLTRRYTQGVRRMIGPQTDIPAPDVNTDPQTMAWVMDTYSTYHDHAVPEVVTGKPLELGGTEGRVDATGRGVTITLENAFDYLDQDLRGADVAIQGFGNVGSVAAGFIADRGANVVAISDITGGYYHPDGLDIDAATAHVAEHGQLAGLPGDHEEIENRDLLTLDVDALVPAAIEDAITPEIARDTRADVIVEAANGPTTFAAQTILTDRDIPVVPDILANAGGVIVSYLEWVQNSQQYSWTLDEVNRDLEDRITTAFDNVVRVYDQQNTPDLRTAAYVIALQRVADAHDLRGLFP